The window ATTCAAAAAAGGAGTTCGGAACACAAATAATGTCTAATTAGACTCAAGCGACCAAACTATGGTGAAAAAAATGGAGAACAAAATAGGTATAATGTTGCATTTTTATTAAGGggtgtgaatggaaaatggaagaAGCACCTCTTGGGTATaaatgggaaatggaagaggcacctcttGGATTGCACCTCTTTATCTCACCTTTTCATTGGGGTATGAATGGAAAATGGAAGAGACACCTCTTGGattgcacctcttcatctcaccctttcattgtctataaataGAGAGGCTTAGCCTCATTTTCCACTACTGAAAAATCCAAAATCTCCCCCCTCAATTTTCTGCATACTACATTGGTTATTCAAAAGCAAAACGTAAGCATTTTGTGCGATTTGCTCCGCCATTTGAGTTAGCCAAAATTCTGTGATTTGAAGTGCCGCTATCACAGAATAATTatttcgttctatcctgggaggaattaaTCTGCAACCTTGGGCAttgtgaggggattaaattccttaaggaaacacaagAAACTTATGGGCTCAGAATTTTCTCCGCTTTGTTTTTTTACTTAAACTAACGTTTATTGATTTACTGGTTTTGAATACAGAGTGATTACAAGCTtaaagaatttaatatttatttatgtattcATCTTACATTCTGTTTTGGGAGACTAAAATCTTATTGTTTTTCTTCTCccgttttggagattaaaatcttcgGATTTTCTACTCCAGTTTGAGATTAAAGTCTTTGTGACTTTCTACTCAATCCGATATATAAAAAACTCGGTTGCTTGTATtcggtttgaagatataaaaatttCACCGAGATACTAATTCTGTTTGTTAATTTCttttacaaaacaaaaatgacAATAAGTGCGAAACAACAGAATGGTTCTGTTGGGACTACTGCTGCAATGGCAACAACGTCTTCAAGTCGCACAATtcctgcacctgcgatggcaccggcagaaaaactcTGAATGTTTTTCGGTGTGGACTTTAAGCATTGGTAGCAGAAAATATTCTTCTACTTGACCACACTCAGTTTACAGCGCTTTATCAGCGAAGACGTTCCAATTCTGGGAGAAGAAACTCCTGAAAATGAGCGATTTGTGGTCACTGAGGCATGAAAGCATTCTGACTTCTTATGCAAAAACTATATTTTAAGTTTTTTGGAAGACGGCTTGTATAGTGTTTATAGCATCATGAAAACATCAAGAGAATTATGGAATGCTCTTGAAAAGAAGTACAAGTCTGAAGATGCTGGACTAAAGAAGTTTGTGGCCGCCAAATTTTTGGATTTCAAAATGGTTGACGGTAAATCTGTCATAACGCAAGTCCAAGAATTGCAAGTTATTGTTCATGACctccttgctgaaggtatggtaAAAAATGAAGCGTTTCAAGTTGCGGCATTTATTGAAAAgctgcctccgttgtggaagaaCTTTAAGAATTACTTGAAACATAAGCGCAAGGAGATGACGCTTGAAGACCTTATTGTTCGTCTACGGATTGAAGAGGACAACAAGGCTActgagaagaagtctcgtggaaattcaacaattatGGGTGCAAATATTGTTGAGGAAGCTTCAACgagcaaaaagagaaagaagtcgTCTGGTCCAAAGAATTACCCAAGCAAAAAGAAGTTCAAAGGTAATTGCCACAACTGTGGAAAGGTTGGACACAAGGCTGCTGAATGTCGTGCACCAAAGAAGGACAAGAAGAAAAGTCAAGCAGACATGATTGAGAAGAATGATGAAATAGACGATTTATGTGCCATGTTTTCGGAGTGCAACCTAGTCGGAAATCCTAGAGAATGGTGGATTGATTCGGGGGAAACTCGTCATGTTTGTGCTAACAAGGAGATGTTCACTTCTTATGCTCCCGCTGGACCCAACGAGATAGTTTTTACGGCAAATTCCACTACTACAAAAATTGAAGGAACATGCAAGATAGCTTTGACGATGACTTCTGGAAAGATTGTGACTCTAAATGATGTCTTCATGTTCCTGAAATGCGGAAGAATTTAGTCTCGACATCACTTCTAGTCAAAAAATGGCTTTAAGTGTGTTTTTGTTTCCGAAAAGGTTAtagttagtaagaatgaaatgtatgtaggaAAAGGCTACCTTAcggagggccttttcaaactcaatgtaattGTCATtgatatgaataaaatttcagcttcttcttacttgcttgagtcaaataatttatggcatgaaTGTTTAGGCCACGTCAACTTCAAAActttgcgaaaaatgattaatttggaagtattgcctaagtttgaatgcaatAACTCGAAattcaaatatgtgtggaatcaaagtatgttaaacatccttataagtcagttgaaaggaattcaaatccaggtagaaaaaagtatttcataacttttattgacgacagtACTAGATATTGCAatatttacttacttaatagtaaagatgaagcaatgaaggcattcaagcaatacaaaaataaagttgaaacacaactaaataaaaagatcaaaatgataagaagtgatatgggtggtgaatatgaatctccttttgaagaaatatgtttggaatatggcaTCATTCACCAAACAACTGCCCCTTACTCACCGCAACCTAATAGAATTATGGAAAGAAATAATAGAacgttaaaggagatgatgaatgccttATTGATAAGTTCGGGTTTACCCCataacttgtggggggaagctatTCTTACAGTGAATCAAATATTCAACCGAGTTCCCCAtaacaaaacgcaatctattctatatgaaaaatggaaaggtaggaaacccaacttaaaatattttaaagtgcggGAGTGTTTGGCTAAAGTACAAATTCCTAAAACCAAAAGGGTGAAGATTGGACCGAAAATGGTTGATTgtattttcataggatatgcaagaaatagtaaagcatatcgttttctggttcataaatcagaaaatcccgacatttaTATTAATACGAAAATTGAATCTAATAATACtgaattctttaaaaatatttatccgtataaaaaTAAATGTGAGTCGTCTAGTGAAAAATCTAAGCGACctcgagaagaagaaaagaaaagtacGTTTTATGAGGAAAATCCCAGACGTAGAAAACGTCAAAGGACAACTTCTTCCTTTGGACTAGACTTTCTgacatttttgttggaaaatgagcctcaaatgTTCAAAGAAGCAATGTCTTCCTCGGAAGCACAatattggaaagaggcagtcaatagtgagatataatctatattaagtaatcatacttgggaattggttgatctttctccgagaaataaacctttgggttctaaatggattttcaaaaggaaaatgaaagctgatggtactattgacaaatataaggcaataTTAGTTGTTAAAGGgtttagacaacgagaaggtcttgattactttgacacataCTCGTCGGTAATAAGGATTACATCTATCTGGGTGTTAATAGCATTAGCCGCCGTGTATGGCCTTTaaatccatcagatggatgtaaagacagccttcttaaatggagatttagaggaagaaatctatatggaacaacctgaatGGTTTGTAGTTTCCAGAAAAGAAGGTGTGtcgacttgttaagtcactttacggactaaaacaagcaccaaaacaatgttgtcaaatggtttcaaGATCAAtgagtgtgacaaatgtgtttacattaagaatactccaaatcaaatagttattgtttgtttatatgtgaatgatatgttgataatgagtaacgaCATTgctaacataaatgctactaagcgcatgcttACTAGTAAGATTGATATGAAAAAattaggagttgctgatttaattttgggaattaagatccTTCAAACTCCTCAAGGTCTAGCTTTGtctcaatctcattatattaaaatGGTACTTGAAAAGTTCAAATATTTGGACTTTAAAGAAGCAAAAACACCAATTGATTTAAACCATACTCTTGTAAAGAATAAAGGTCAAAGCAAGTCTCAATTGGAATATGCTCGAGTGttggaaagtttgatgtatattATAAATTGTACACGACTTGATATAGCTTGTGCGATAAGTTAAGCTTGGTCGATACACAAGTAATCCCAACCAAGCTTATTGGATAataatgaaacgagttttgggatatttaaaatATACCCAAGACTATACATTGCATTACAATAATTATCCCGCAGTTGTTGAGGGATATAATGATGCAAATTAGATCACCGGATCAACGGAATCAAAATCTACAAGTGGATACGTTTTTACCATTAGTGGAGGAGTAGTGTCTTGGAAGTCATCCAAACAGACATGCATCGCCCACTCTACAATGGAGTCTGAGTTTATAGCTTTagacaaggccggtgaagaaaCTGAATAGCTCCGGAATTTCttagaagacattccattttggcccaaacttgTGGCACCTGTATGCATACATTGCGACAGTCAAGCAGCAataggaagggctgggagcgttatatATAATGGGAAATCTCGTCACATTCGACGAAGGCATAATAccattagacaactactctctagtggaattatcacaattgactatatAAAGTCAAATGATAATGTATCGGATCCGTTTACAAAAGGCCTACCTAGAGAGGCGATTGAGaagtcatcaaagggaatgggactatggccgaggacaaggCACTGTGgaggtaactctacctagaagactggaaatcccaagatctaggttcaaggagatcaaacaaagtcattaatgatggttcaacattgtcaaataaaatttctttttggtccattctcgtgatgagacaatgttcagtaccaaggaaaaagcattaaggctttttaatggtttctaaatttgatacggggtatatcaaatagtgtatctatgggATAACACacttaggaatcacctatgtaagtgtaaagtgtaagccgcttcaaggataattctgtaaggccaattctctatgcacttatgaaccaggtggtgttcatggctgaaacaaaCACaataatgagaaccaaagacggttaagggttgattgtgtgacttatggttgttaggtatacaccaaagttcgacggttcaaagatatcaaatctatcgaTTAATCGAGTATATCCAGCATAAactcactacggaaagttcaaagggaaacctacttatccagatgcgattaatccttaatTACGAATCACACAATATATTCATGCATATTTTTTCAcatatgtccattccccattcatgtgggggattgttgcaTTTTTATTAAAGggtgtgaatggaaaatggaagaggcacctcttgggtgtgaatgggaaaatggaagaggcacctcttggattgcatctcttcatctcaccctttaattggggtgtgaatgggaaatggaagaggcacctcttggattgcacctcttcatctcaccctttcattgtctataaataGAGAGGCTTAGCCTCATTTTCCACTACTGAAAAATCTGAAATCTCTCCCCTCAATTTTCTGCATACTGCATTGATTATTCAAAAGCAAAACGTAAGCATTTTGTGTGATTTTCTCCGCCATTTGAATTTGTCGAAATTCTCTGATTTGAAGTGccgctatcacagaatagttattccgttctatcCTGAGAGGAATTAATCCTCAGCCTTGGGCATTGTGAgggaattaaattccttaaggaaacacaagAAACTTGTGGGTTCGAAATTTTCTCTGctttatttttttccttaaacTAACGTTTATTGATTTACTGATTTTGAATACAGAGTGATAACATATAATACATTAATTAAATGCGCTATGTCTATTTTTTTAACGGACGTCATCtccctctttctttctttttgacacacacacacaccgcATGAAAAGAAGATAAAGAGAATTTAATGTACTAATTGAGCAGTATGGTGCTGGGTGGTACAATGGTTAAAGGTTAGAATTAGAGCTGGGTTTTGCCCTTGAAGTCCAGGGTTCAATTCCTTCCACTGACAAATTTTGTTTTTCTATTTCATTTTCATTTTACATTTCTTTTCATATTTGGTTTAAGTATTTAGAtataaatactttaatatttataattacttttcaatgtaattaaattaatttaatatttattaaaaaattatggTTTTTGAATTCATTCAAAGTAAAAAAAAGAAGTAGAAGCCTTTTATTATTTCATAAAAAAGATCTACCGGTATTTTTAATagttgttattttgtattatatgcaaaaaaaattatttttttctctttttattttcaaattagcattatgagttttattttatagttaaaattttcataagaaaaatttaattaatatatacagTTTAATCTATTTCttggaatttttttatttttagtatttttctttttaaatctaattattaaaattttagttatatttacattatatgAATTTTATTAATCAAAATTCTAATTACATTTTCTATATTTTTCCTGAAATGTATTTTTTATTTCTCCTTTTATTCCTTGGCTATTGTAATTGTAATAtccattaaaattttaaataagaatatggttatttttattattaaatataaacTGATTATAACcatttcattttttaaaattataatccaTTAGGATTATTATTAGCTAAGTAATGAAATATaacttttattttcttattaggaAAACTAATTAAATGGTTGCTCATAGACTATATTTTTCCTAATAAGAATTTTACTAAACTAAACTGATTGTTACCATTTAATTTATGaacaataatttaattaatttttctaaACTAAACTGTATTATAACTATTTAGTTTACGAATAATCATTTTATTAATTGTCATGATAAGAATATGAAAATTATAATCCATTACTTAGCTAATAATAATTCTTGGATTGTAATTTTAATGATTAAATGGTTATAATTactttatatttaataataaaaaattataagatttataattataattttgattaataaaattcatatagtacaaatataaccaaaattttaataattaaatttaaaaggataattattaaaaaataaaaacatttcAAACAATAGATTAAACTGTATATAGTATTCTTTTATGGAAATTTTAACtataaaataaaact is drawn from Nicotiana tomentosiformis chromosome 12, ASM39032v3, whole genome shotgun sequence and contains these coding sequences:
- the LOC138903333 gene encoding uncharacterized protein translates to MKTSRELWNALEKKYKSEDAGLKKFVAAKFLDFKMVDGKSVITQVQELQVIVHDLLAEGMVKNEAFQVAAFIEKLPPLWKNFKNYLKHKRKEMTLEDLIVRLRIEEDNKATEKKSRGNSTIMGANIVEEASTSKKRKKSSGPKNYPSKKKFKGNCHNCGKVGHKAAECRAPKKDKKKSQADMIEKNDEIDDLCAMFSECNLVGNPREWWIDSGETRHVCANKEMFTSYAPAGPNEIVFTANSTTTKIEGTCKIALTMTSGKIVTLNDVFMFLKCGRI